The stretch of DNA TTAGCAGGATCCACGGGAACAGCAGGAGCTCAGCCCCTTCAAAAGAGGAATCAAGCAAGCACAGAGTGGGGACTCTGCGGTAACCGGGGGACCAGGGATACTCACTGCAGAGACAGCATCGCTGGTGCCGTTCCTGCCCTCCATCCTCCACCTCAGATGAGGAGCTcgctcctgcagctctgcctcctgaCAACACCCAGGCTGTGCATGATCCCAGCTCCAGGCGCGCCTGGGAAACCTAAGCGTGCATCCGCGAAACGTAAATACGTGTCCCTTGCGGCCAAAGGGCTTCCCAGCCAGGAGCTCCTCAGCTCAGACCTTCGGGGAGCGTGAAACCTTAGAGCTGCCACCtgcggagaggaggaggaaagggggggtaAAACCCAGGGCTGCTGAGCGACGCTGTCAGTGCCTAAAACTGCTCTTCCTGCTCACCTTGTGAGCCGGCTGGAGCGGGGCAGGTGGGCGACAATCGGGGGCTTTGTGTCGGCCCTCCCTGCTGGCAGGCCCTAACAGCGGGACCGGGCAAGTCTCATTAAGAGATACAATGAACAGAGAAAAGTGGCAGCCTGCCCTTGTCATCAGTTATTTCTACATTTCAACGTGAACTTTGTGCTGCCAGAGCTCCATGGGCTGAAGCCAACTGTTTAtcctgcaggctgctgccctgcAAGCCTTGGCTGCACAGACGCCCTCGTGTTCCACCTACGGACCTCGCTTCGTTCAGACCCCGGGGAAAAGGATCTCTGCTACGAAGTCATCGCCACAACCGGAGCTGCGCCCGTGCTACTGCCCGTGCCCGGTGATGAGAAACAGCCTGCGGGGAACAGCGTTCCCAGGTCGCCAGACCGTGGTTTTCCTCAGCAGTCCTGAGCTCCGTGAGAGCTTTGTGCTCCTGAGACCTGCCAGCAGATGTAACCAGCTGAATGGAGGCAAGGAAAAGCTCCACAGAATTCCTTCGCGGGGCATCTGTCAAGGGAAAACACAGCTTTTAGACATTTTCCTATCAAGCACGGCCCAGGACTGACCAAACTCAGCCAAGAGGGCAGCTCACCCTGGAGTTTCTCGTCATCAAAGCACCAgcaacccccctccccagcgGCCTCTTTCCTTCTAAGTCAGTCAGAAATGAGCTATTTCAGGAGAAGATCACCATCTCATTCTAGCACGCTGCTTCCGTGGGATGTGAACTCAAACTCTGGACAGACACCTGAACGCTGTGGCCAGCGAGAGTCAAACCACCATCACAGTCACTCCTTTAAAACAGCAAAACTGCGAATGCAAGTCTGCAGCGTCCCGTGCTGCGGCTCTGACGGAAACAGGAACGGTGTTGGAACAGTCAAACCACCAGTTCTGCTTCTGCCAACCGAGGCGTTAGAGATCAGGCAGCACTGCCCGCAGTCCtagctggcttctgctgcagcggAGCTTAGCACAAGGAATTTGAAAAACAAGCTGCAACAGGCAGACAGGGTGTTCTCCCCGTAGAGGTTTTAACAGCCACACAGCAGACACCTTCTTACTTTAAGAAATTTATGCCCTGCCTAATCTAAGGCACAGGAACGAAGCAAGACCCTCTATAAAACATTGTGAAAGGATTATTGCATTCTGCTCCGTGCTGCACTCTTACTCAGAGAAGCGAATCCCAGCCCACGCCAAGAGCCCTGCACAGCACTGGGAGCCTGAACCAAAGAAACACTCCAGGGTTTGGATTTCTTTCCCTGATACTGCATGTAAGGAGTAAAGATGATAAACACAAACTGTATCCCTAACTCCCAGAATTTCCGCACAGTACAGCTGCACCAAAGCTCACAGAGAAGAAACTACAAAATAAGACAATGCCAGGGAAAGCAGGTTTGTTGAGTTTAATGTGAATTCAAGTAGAGGCTTAAAAACCATTTGGAAGTTGATACAGAGTTTTGAAGCATGACTGACACCTTCACCAGTACATTTCAGCATACGTGAATCGAGGTAATGGTTCCCCTGTACAGTGAACAGTACTCGGCAGGGACAGTGCGCTGCTAGAAGGAGGCTGAACGCCTCTCCTGGCGTTTACTACCTTACTCGACATGTTCTGAAATTATAAGCACCAGATACAAATCAAAGAACACATCGTTTTCGGACTCCACCTGCAGTAAACCCATAATGTCCATTTCCACGTTACCCAGATAAAGTGGAAGTTCTACCTGTAAGTATTTCTCTGTGACTTTGCAGTCACAGCCTTCTAGCCAGAGACAGGAACAGGGAAGAGATTATCCGTGCTTCCTTACACAGCTCCGAGTTACAAATGAACACCCTTTTACAAGATCTGCTAATATTCTGGTAACACTGAAAGACAATACGAACTGCACGGTTATTGCTGTACAAACAAGGTGGCAAGTCTACTCGTTTCGAGTGTCCGAGTGAAAGGAAATGGCACCGACACGCCGCTGGAGCTATTCAGCTGAACAGGGGGAGATGAAGGAAGGCCAGTGTTTAAATTTAACTTCTGATAGTGGAACCTATGGAATAAAAGTGTGCTGTTTGCATATATAATTTTTCACTTAATTCTGTAATGCAAAAGCTTTCAACTGTGGCCTTCGATTCGGCCAGCATAAAACTCTACCCTGTGGCCTGAGCTGTGCATCACCCAAACCCACCTGAAGATCAAAATGAAATCATCACCTGAGCAAGCAAGCACTCCTCTTCAGACAAGCAACTGGTGCCAGGCCCCCACGCCAGACACGCGGAAGATATTAACCTCAGCTATTTAAAGGAAGCACAAGCCATCGTCACACACAGCCAGTACTCTCACAGGCTTATTTCAGTGGAAAGCTGTACTGTGTACTACATCCATCCCCCGTGGACTGAGCGTTAATTCAGATTCTGCAGCTAAAGCCAAGGCAAGCGGCTATTTTGATGCTGAGGGAAGTACAAGAATAACTCGGTACTGATCCAGTTATTTCTGGGAAGCAGCAGTAGCAACGGACAGTCCTAAGTGGGTACAGACTTTCTGCATTACCAAATGCAAACGCTTAGGAGAATTAAACTTACTGTGATCAGTGAAGTACATTCCTCTTATTCTCCCTTCTGGGAAACAAGATATATTATCATATACTAtacttaaatttatattttaaatatattctgaTATATATTTAGGATTGGGGTAGTTCTTGTATGTACATGTGCTTTACACATACATCCAACACTTGGACAAACACAGTATACAGAAGACACCGTTTGTGTTCTGCGAGTGGAATCATCCTAATCTGCATCACAAGTGCAATTTGCAACGGTCAAATAAAGGAGACGCATTTCAGTTTCTGTGACCTGACGACACGCTTGCAGCGGGCTGTACTCCTAAACAGGACCCCatccggggcggggcgggggggggaaaaaaaatcaatctaagGCCAAATGCTAATTCTGCCAGCCACTGCAAGCGTTTCCAAACACAGCCGCTAAGTTACTACACGCTCCAAGAGTCATTTCCCTGAATAAACCAGACAGAGCCACGGCCCGTCCAGGCGAGGACACACTGCAAGCTGTTGGGTTCGTTTCCTCAGATCAACCAGCTCTACTTTCCTCAACTCAGTCTAGAGGACAACATGACATCGAACATTTGGATAGATGTGCtgcttataatttaaaaaaaaaagccccgaGCCCACAAGACTTGGGTGACACCGTAATGCCCTCTTTGTTTCAAAGTGCATTTAAAGACCAAGATGTAAACAAAACCAtattgagaggacagaaaggtTAAAAAGCTAAGGGTTGCTAACTCCGGGTGGCATCTTAGTGAGTACGTTACTGTCACAAGGTGATTAGCAGGGGCTCTCCTTGCGGTACCGCTGCAGGGGCTGCAAGCATTTTGCTATAATTAATCCCCCAGTGCTGGGAGAAGGTCGGCTATGCTATCGACATAGTAATCGGGAACCAGGCTCTGCCTGGCAGGACAGCTGCTCTCCTGGTGGCCCTTCACTTCGTCCAGCGTGGTGACCCCGGTCAGCGTCAGCAGGGTGGTGAGGCCGCAGCTATTGCCCATGAGGATGTCTGTGTCCAGCCGATCTCCCACCATGATGGTACGGGCGGGATCGATGTCGAACTCGCTCGCCACGCAGTCAAACATGTACCGGTTGGGCTTTCCTACGATGAACGCCTCGCGCTGGGCTGCCGTCTCCACTGCTTTTACCAGGCAGCCAGTCCctagagagagaacagaaaacattgaTTAAAGACTGCAGAACACTCTCAGCATCCACATGAGCTGGTACAAAGCCGCATGGTGCTTTGGAAACACAACGCCTCAGCCTTACAGAGCGGACAGGCAGAGGAACAGGTTAGTCCCAAGAGAGGCAGTGCACAAAACTTGCCAGGAGGCTGGAATACCGTCCCACAACGAGACCAAAAAGGAACCACTATTCCCCAAGTAAAGGATCAGCAAGGATTCTCCCTCTTTCAGGGGGTGCAGCAAGGAGAAGGGGAAGCGCAGGCTCCGGGAGGCCCGGGCTGCCACACCGAGGTGCAGTGAGACGCAGGGCCGAGCCCGGCCGCCCCCAGAGCCCGGGGACTCACCACGGGCGGCTCCAAACGGGCCAGGGCCACCTCCCCGCACCCGCCGGACGGCCGACGAGgtgcccggccgccccccggtccccccccgccccgcgcaccggGGATGGCGGCGCCGCCCTCGAGCGGGAGGCGGTGGTCGCGGTTGGTGCCGACGAGGAGGCAGTCGGGGCCGCCGCGCAGGAGGTAGCGCAGGGCCTGGCACAGCTTGGCGTAGCTGAAGTGCTCGTCGAAACCGACGAGGACGGCGCGCACGGCAGGGTCGAGCGGCGCCTGGGCCCAgtcggcgggcgcggggccgggcagggcggcggggccgggccccagGTGCGGGACGCCGACGGCCTCCAGCTCGGCGGCGAGCGCGGGGCTGCCCAGCACGtaggcggcggcgccgggcggcaggGCCTGGCGGAGGTAGCGGGCGGCGCAGTAGGCCGAGCCGAAGACGtggcggggctcggcgggcgggAAGCCCAGCCGCCGCAGCTTCTCGGTGTAGGCCGCGCGCGTCCGGCTGCTGTTGTTGGTCACGTAGCAGAGgcgcttccccgccgccgccagccggcccagcgccgccgccgcgccgcccaccgccgcctcgccccgccaCAGCACGCCGTCGCAGTCGAAGAGCAGCGTGTCGGCGGCGTCCAGCACGGCGCGGGCCGCCTCGGCCTCcagccgccggcaccgccgctgcccgccgcccgccatGGCCGCCATCGCCGCGCCTCAGCCGCGCGCCCGCACCCCGGCCGCCCCCAttggccgcgccgcccccgccccgcgtccccattgggcggcggcggcggcggccccgcccaccccgccGAGGAGCCGGCGCCCGGCACCCTCTCCCGTCCTTCCGCACGGCTCCGCTCTCATTGGTCGTCCGCCTCACCGGCCCGCCCCCCGCGCGCTGCCATTGGCCAGGCGCGCGCGGTCACCCCAGGCGCTCCGCGACCCATTGGGCCATCCAGCCGCCCCGGGGGCTCGTTAGGTAACTCGTTAGGCTCCGGTCCGTCTGGGCACGGGGGTCAGAGGTCactggggggtgaggggggccggGCACCAACATCGCCCAACGGCACCCGGAACCCCCGCGCGGCGGCCGCGttccccgccgagcccccgcggGTGCCCGTCCCGCGGCACGCGGCCCGTTGTTATGACGACACGGCCGTAAAGCCGCCATCTTGGCGGTGCGGCTCGTTGCGACATGGAGGCCGCGATGGCAACGAgtgcggggccggcggggcttACGGCAGCCGCGGCCGAGgagcgggagggggcggcggccgcgggctccggccccgccgcgccgcccgccggccccgccgccttccTCAGCCTCCCGGCGCCCTTCAGCGAGGAAGGTAccaggcgcggggcgggcggtgccgccGCGACAGGGCCCCGGCCGGAGCCGAGGGGAAAGCGGggcctggggggcggcggggcccgcggaGGCCCCCGAGGGAACCGGGCCCTGCGGCGCTCGGCGCGGGGTGGCGAGGGGGGTCCTGGCTGTCAGCGGGGGTCAGGGGAGGCGGCTGGCGCCGGGATCTCCGAGCCCCTCGGCGCCCCGTCCCTTCTCCGGGCTGCGAGAGCGGACCCCCGGAgcccggccggggggggccgccccgctccgctccgctccagAAACCGCCTCACTGCAGGAGCGAAAACACCCTTCGGCAACACATCCCCCTGCGGCTCCCTCCTCTCCCGGCATGGGAGCTCGCCGGGACAAAAGTTTTCGGATACGTGCCGTATTTTCATAAACCGATGACTGCCTTTTAAATCGTAGATGAAGATGATGTGCATAAGTGTGGCCGCTGCCAGTCTGAGTTCACCTCCTTGGAGGAATTTGTGCAACACAAACTACAAAAGGTCTGCCAGCGAGCTCCAGAAGCTCTTGCTGCTGCGTCAGCAGGTCTCCTCAACCAAGAAGTACAAAAGGTGACAGCAGGCTTCTCCTCGAGCCGTGGCTGAAAATAATTAGGATGCAACGGTCTGTTGGGTTGGAGGGGAGAGAACAGAATACAATGTTTTTAAAGGTAATAAAACCTTTCTGCTAAAATGTTATCTGTTACAACAGGTCGTTCCTTCTGTCGAGGAGTCGATAACTGTTGCTCATATAGTTGTTGAAGCATCTTCAATAGCAGAGGAAATCGGCAACGCATCTGCTATAGTAGGTGAGCTTTGAGACGCTTGCCTTCGTACCCCTGCTGGGTTAGGAACAGTTTGCTCGTCCAGTGTCCTCTTCCGTTTGATCTGTGTTGTAGTTGGGTAAACGGCACCTCTGTGTTACTGAGCACCGGGACTCGGGACGGAGGTGTGAGAGAGGCATCCCTAGGCCAGCTTTGCAATTCTCTCTGCATTAATGCAAATTAGGTTTAAAACTCCATTCCAGAAATGTTCGTTTTAATATTTATGCTGCGATAATGAGAACTTTGCAAAGACCCACGTTCCAGGTTTAAAGTAACTGCTTCTCCTTCCTACTGCATGAAATGCTGAAACAGTAAATTGCTCTAGTCGTGTAAAGCTCTCTTCTGTAAAGATCATAACTGTCTTCGAATCCTTTTCCCAGGTAGTGGACACATCAAAGAAGTCATTGTCGCAGGAGACCATGTTTTTGAAAACCCAAATGGTCATGTTGATGGGGAAGTCACTGAGGAGCAAGGCAACCCTGATGATCAGGAGCAGGATATTTCCACAGAACTGATAAAGGTTAAGCTGCTGGTTAACAAAGAAGGGCGATATATATGCGAATTATGCCAGAAGACATTTAAAACAGTAAGTATCGCTTCTACTGTGTTCAGGTTAGCGAGTTATTCAGGCTAGCTGTTAACCAAGACATCTCAAGACTTGGTAACAATGTGCTTCTCTCCTGCATGCTGCACTTCCAGAAGGACAGTTCTGCTTTCGGAAGGAGCACTGCTGTTCTTCACAGTTGAAATGTAAAATCCTTAACCCTTTGgaacattcttttaaaatgaaattctttccGTAGGCCAGCATCCTCAAAGCTCACATGATCActcacagcagcagaaaggactATGAATGTAAACTCTGTGGAACTTCCTTTAGGACAAAAGGGTCTCTGATTCGACACCATCGGCGTCACACTGGTAAGACAGTTCTCCAAAATAAGAGTTTCTTGTTGCTGGAGTGCGCTGTGTGTGGTTATCCAGCTTACCTTCCCGTGGAATTTATTGCTGCTTTCCACCTTCTGCTGAGCTGAGACCGTGGAGCTCCCCGATGCGTCGGGTGCTGGGAGGCAACGTGAGGTTCTGGGATAAGCGCAGTCTGCTCGCTGTAGGAAGCTGAAAGCGTTCTTCTAGCGGTCTGTCGCACAGAGCTAATACTGGCCGTGGTTAGTTTAATACTGTTGTTTCGATTCTCGTCGTTTCCAGATGAAAGACCTTACAAATGCAAGAAATGTGGGAAAAGCTTCCGGGAATCAGGAGCTTTGACTCGGCACCTGAAATCTCTGACACCTTGCACCGAAAAAATTCGCTTCAACATGAACAAAGAAATAGTAGTCAATAAAGATGATTTGCCAACAGGTCAGTGATGCTGCCCATACCTGCCTTGCGTCTGATAAAACTGCATGCTCCCGGCACTTGAACTACAAATTCTTtctcatttatgaaaaaaatattgctgtagtATTCAGTTTGTATCTTTTATacaggaaaaagtaatttatagAGCTAAACTGTTAACCTGAAGTGCATGTAGCCAGGCGTTGACCGTGAAGAATGTTTGAGAATCTGGTACAAAGACGGCTTTAACAGGCACCTCGTATTCTAAGACACATTTTGTGTAGGGCACAGCAAATTGATGAGGGGTGGCAGTACACCAAGTGATTgattgtgctgcttttcttgaagGATCCTGTAGTTCCAACACAGACACCGTTTCATCGATAGCGAATGAATCCATCGAGACCTCCCCCGTGATTCATCTTGTGACAGACGCAAAAGGCAACGTTCTTCATGAAGTCCACGTCCAAATGCAGGAACTTCCTGTTGTAGATGCGAAATCCCTGGACCAAGATGTGAGTGTTACTTCTCTTAAATACCCTTCATGTGTTTCATGCGAAGaagtattttgaagtatttcaactcagaaacaaaattttcttAGGTGCTGAGAACAAATCTGTGTGGTGGCAGTAAATGGTTAATTAGCTTCTTTTTCATCTGAGAACATAGAAGGCACTCTGCTCTTGTCTggccatctgctgctgctgagcttaGCAGCACGTGTATAGCATACAGGGGGACGTGCAGGGTTCACCACCACGTACTGGGTGATACAGAAGGTGGGAGGGTGTTTTTGTTGAGCGTTCCCCGCTACGAGACTCTCTGGTAGGAGCAAGGGCTTATCATCCCTTGGACTGCAGGTTTTCAGAGTACAGATTcacctcatcttcctcctcagtCCAAGATCATTCCCTTGTTGATCTTTCAACCCTGTATCACAGCATGAGACACCCTAGAGAGAATGACTGGCGTAGcagtgttgctttaaaaaaagggctAACTGTGTTACTGTTGTACCGATTACTGGACTGTTTATTCCTTCAGCAATCGCATCCTGAGGAGCTGCCGTGTGAGGGGGAAGTGAACAGTGAGAATCTGCTGAGGCAGGCCATGAGGAATTCGGGTATTGTGATAGAGAGAGTCGCTATGGAGGAAATGCAAAAGCCAGATGAGCCTGCTGTAGCTGCCACGGAAGAACTAGAAAATGAAGTGGTGGAAGCAGAAGAGGAGCCATGTGGGGAACAGTGTGTTGAAGTAGAACAAGCGGAGTCTGTATGTTTGTATTCCataaatagattaattttttaatcttccttgCCTGCACTTGGTTGTGGACAGCACTGTTAGCCTCACCACCCCGCACGTTATCCTCAGCGCATCTCTCCCTGTGCCTGGGTCTGTGTGTCACACACTGTGTGTGTACTTTTATAGTAACGTTTTTCACGTATGCTTTAAGTGTAGTGTTAGTACGCACACgtgctctctctctttcctgttaACAATATAGATCTCTTTCTTGTCAAAGCTGGAGTATTTAATTGGGAATTTGGTTAGCAATACTTACTGTACACACtagtacaaaaatatttatgttgtaccattttctttctaatagACAGATGCAGAAAGGACAAACGGGTACAAAAGTTACCTTTGCCCTCACTGTAATGAAGCCTTCAGTGAAGCTACTTCCCTTGAAACACACATCAAAGGTCATTTAGGTAAAGTTCTACTGCTTATGCTGTTGTCTAAAATGCACTGTCTTACTACGATCTTATGCATAGTACAGCTTTCTTTGTTCCAAATTCCTTGCCTTTACATTGCCGTTAGCCGTGCAAAATCAACTGATGCTTAACACACAAATATGAAAAGGTTGACTTTGGCTCTAGAATAGAgggtaaaagaaatattttaaaaaaagaaagtttccatGTTTCAGGGCCTGCACTGCATCCTTGAAAGGAGAATTTTGTGACGAGGCCAATAAAAAGGTTAGCGAGGCAGAACAGGTTGATAGGCTGGAACTGCTGCTTGAAAGGCACCGAAGAGCAACATTTGAGCAGAATTCACTTATGAATGAGACAAAGCCCATACACGCAGTTGAAAATATAATTTCCCTCCTTCTCTGGGTTAATTTTTTTGGTAAGAATTTTGTTACAGCATGTACTAGATACTTGCTATTGCTGTTAGTCCTGTATCAACCatgtgttctctctctctctctctagatTACAAGCCTTTTAAGTGTGAGGAATGTGGCAAGGAGTTCACGAAGGGCTATCTGCTAAAAAAGCATCAAGAAGTGCACGTGAATGAACGGCGTTTCCGCTGTGGAGAGTGTGGCAAGCTCTACAAGACCATTGCACATGTGAAGGGGCATCGAAGAGTCCATTCCGATGAGCGGCCGTATTCCTGTCCGAAGTGTGGCAAGCGGTACAAGACAAAGGTATGCCTCCCTCACAACAGGCTTGCCTTCAGATTTTCCTTTCCAGAGCCAGGGTTTGGGAGAAGTTAGGAGGCTTTGCTCCTGAAAGAACCAATGCCAGTTCACCTGCCTCTTGTAAGAGTAGAAGCTCCAGAAGGAGCTTTTGGTTTAGTGGGGAAAAGAGGGGCAGTCTTAATATTCATTCacatttttgaagaaactgtTCCTTCATGTGTGGAAAAAattacataataataataaaaccaagtATTTATCGTCTCTCACATGAGAAGTCATCCTCAAAGATGTTGACTTTTACCCTGGAAGCTAAAATACTGGTTGCTTGAGTTTGTCCTTCCCTTTAGCTGCCCTTCTCTTGCTTCTCTCTTTGTACAGAATGCCCAGCAAGTTCATTTCCGTACGCATTTAGAGGATAAGCCTTATGTCTGTCAGTACTGCAGTCGGGGCTTTCGGGAAAAGGGCTCGCTAGTCCGCCACATCCGCCATCACACCGGGGAAAAGCCTTTTAAGTGTTACAAGTGTGGGCGAGGGTTTGCAGAGCACGGCACTCTCAACAGGCACTTAAAAACCAAAGGTGAGGTGGCAAAGCTTGTCTGCGCtgggggggagtgtgtgtgtgttgttctAGGATTGGGTTTGGACAAGCTGCTTTTTGGCTGAATGGCAATGATCTAATGACCTTCGTCCAAGGC from Calonectris borealis chromosome 16, bCalBor7.hap1.2, whole genome shotgun sequence encodes:
- the PGP gene encoding glycerol-3-phosphate phosphatase; the protein is MAAMAGGGQRRCRRLEAEAARAVLDAADTLLFDCDGVLWRGEAAVGGAAAALGRLAAAGKRLCYVTNNSSRTRAAYTEKLRRLGFPPAEPRHVFGSAYCAARYLRQALPPGAAAYVLGSPALAAELEAVGVPHLGPGPAALPGPAPADWAQAPLDPAVRAVLVGFDEHFSYAKLCQALRYLLRGGPDCLLVGTNRDHRLPLEGGAAIPGTGCLVKAVETAAQREAFIVGKPNRYMFDCVASEFDIDPARTIMVGDRLDTDILMGNSCGLTTLLTLTGVTTLDEVKGHQESSCPARQSLVPDYYVDSIADLLPALGD
- the E4F1 gene encoding transcription factor E4F1 isoform X2 — its product is MEAAMATSAGPAGLTAAAAEEREGAAAAGSGPAAPPAGPAAFLSLPAPFSEEDEDDVHKCGRCQSEFTSLEEFVQHKLQKVCQRAPEALAAASAGLLNQEVQKVVPSVEESITVAHIVVEASSIAEEIGNASAIVGSGHIKEVIVAGDHVFENPNGHVDGEVTEEQGNPDDQEQDISTELIKVKLLVNKEGRYICELCQKTFKTASILKAHMITHSSRKDYECKLCGTSFRTKGSLIRHHRRHTDERPYKCKKCGKSFRESGALTRHLKSLTPCTEKIRFNMNKEIVVNKDDLPTGSCSSNTDTVSSIANESIETSPVIHLVTDAKGNVLHEVHVQMQELPVVDAKSLDQDQSHPEELPCEGEVNSENLLRQAMRNSGIVIERVAMEEMQKPDEPAVAATEELENEVVEAEEEPCGEQCVEVEQAESTDAERTNGYKSYLCPHCNEAFSEATSLETHIKGHLDYKPFKCEECGKEFTKGYLLKKHQEVHVNERRFRCGECGKLYKTIAHVKGHRRVHSDERPYSCPKCGKRYKTKNAQQVHFRTHLEDKPYVCQYCSRGFREKGSLVRHIRHHTGEKPFKCYKCGRGFAEHGTLNRHLKTKGGCLLALKEVEEVMVSEESQSADNLAATVISEDPHTVLVEFSSVVADTQEYIIETATEDMETSEATEIIEGTRHEVDSHIMKVVQQIVNQANSGHQIIVQNVTVAENSEVTTDAADTITIATPESLTEQVAMTLASAIGEGAVLTTEGSIETEEATVTMVASEDIEIMEHAGEFVIASQEGEVEVQTVIV
- the E4F1 gene encoding transcription factor E4F1 isoform X3 produces the protein MEAAMATSAGPAGLTAAAAEEREGAAAAGSGPAAPPAGPAAFLSLPAPFSEEDEDDVHKCGRCQSEFTSLEEFVQHKLQKVCQRAPEALAAASAGLLNQEVQKQVVPSVEESITVAHIVVEASSIAEEIGNASAIVGSGHIKEVIVAGDHVFENPNGHVDGEVTEEQGNPDDQEQDISTELIKVKLLVNKEGRYICELCQKTFKTASILKAHMITHSSRKDYECKLCGTSFRTKGSLIRHHRRHTDERPYKCKKCGKSFRESGALTRHLKSLTPCTEKIRFNMNKEIVVNKDDLPTGSCSSNTDTVSSIANESIETSPVIHLVTDAKGNVLHEVHVQMQELPVVDAKSLDQDQSHPEELPCEGEVNSENLLRQAMRNSGIVIERVAMEEMQKPDEPAVAATEELENEVVEAEEEPCGEQCVEVEQAESTDAERTNGYKSYLCPHCNEAFSEATSLETHIKGHLDYKPFKCEECGKEFTKGYLLKKHQEVHVNERRFRCGECGKLYKTIAHVKGHRRVHSDERPYSCPKCGKRYKTKNAQQVHFRTHLEDKPYVCQYCSRGFREKGSLVRHIRHHTGEKPFKCYKCGRGFAEHGTLNRHLKTKGGCLLALKEVEEVMVSEESQSADNLAATVISEDPHTVLVEFSSVVADTQEYIIETATEDMETSEATEIIEGTRHEEVPCWRNIFSNVRCDTF
- the E4F1 gene encoding transcription factor E4F1 isoform X1 → MEAAMATSAGPAGLTAAAAEEREGAAAAGSGPAAPPAGPAAFLSLPAPFSEEDEDDVHKCGRCQSEFTSLEEFVQHKLQKVCQRAPEALAAASAGLLNQEVQKQVVPSVEESITVAHIVVEASSIAEEIGNASAIVGSGHIKEVIVAGDHVFENPNGHVDGEVTEEQGNPDDQEQDISTELIKVKLLVNKEGRYICELCQKTFKTASILKAHMITHSSRKDYECKLCGTSFRTKGSLIRHHRRHTDERPYKCKKCGKSFRESGALTRHLKSLTPCTEKIRFNMNKEIVVNKDDLPTGSCSSNTDTVSSIANESIETSPVIHLVTDAKGNVLHEVHVQMQELPVVDAKSLDQDQSHPEELPCEGEVNSENLLRQAMRNSGIVIERVAMEEMQKPDEPAVAATEELENEVVEAEEEPCGEQCVEVEQAESTDAERTNGYKSYLCPHCNEAFSEATSLETHIKGHLDYKPFKCEECGKEFTKGYLLKKHQEVHVNERRFRCGECGKLYKTIAHVKGHRRVHSDERPYSCPKCGKRYKTKNAQQVHFRTHLEDKPYVCQYCSRGFREKGSLVRHIRHHTGEKPFKCYKCGRGFAEHGTLNRHLKTKGGCLLALKEVEEVMVSEESQSADNLAATVISEDPHTVLVEFSSVVADTQEYIIETATEDMETSEATEIIEGTRHEVDSHIMKVVQQIVNQANSGHQIIVQNVTVAENSEVTTDAADTITIATPESLTEQVAMTLASAIGEGAVLTTEGSIETEEATVTMVASEDIEIMEHAGEFVIASQEGEVEVQTVIV
- the E4F1 gene encoding transcription factor E4F1 isoform X4, with translation MEAAMATSAGPAGLTAAAAEEREGAAAAGSGPAAPPAGPAAFLSLPAPFSEEDEDDVHKCGRCQSEFTSLEEFVQHKLQKVCQRAPEALAAASAGLLNQEVQKQVVPSVEESITVAHIVVEASSIAEEIGNASAIVGSGHIKEVIVAGDHVFENPNGHVDGEVTEEQGNPDDQEQDISTELIKVKLLVNKEGRYICELCQKTFKTASILKAHMITHSSRKDYECKLCGTSFRTKGSLIRHHRRHTDERPYKCKKCGKSFRESGALTRHLKSLTPCTEKIRFNMNKEIVVNKDDLPTGSCSSNTDTVSSIANESIETSPVIHLVTDAKGNVLHEVHVQMQELPVVDAKSLDQDQSHPEELPCEGEVNSENLLRQAMRNSGIVIERVAMEEMQKPDEPAVAATEELENEVVEAEEEPCGEQCVEVEQAESTDAERTNGYKSYLCPHCNEAFSEATSLETHIKGHLDYKPFKCEECGKEFTKGYLLKKHQEVHVNERRFRCGECGKLYKTIAHVKGHRRVHSDERPYSCPKCGKRYKTKNAQQVHFRTHLEDKPYVCQYCSRGFREKGSLVRHIRHHTGEKPFKCYKCGRGFAEHGTLNRHLKTKGGCLLALKEVEEVMVSEESQSADNLAATVISEDPHTVLVEFSSVVADTQEYIIEGIIIFCLSRLLLKTWRPAKLLK